From Fusobacterium varium:
CCATTCCTTTACCTCCTTTTTTTTACTAAAAGAAAGTATATCTATTTTTTCAAATTATGTCAAGAATTTTTTAATAATATCCACTTTAAATTTTTTTTATGCCTCCTTTCTATACATTTTTTGTAAAATATTAAAAAAATATAAATTTTTTTAGTTTCTTGTATTGACTATTGTTCATTTATGTGATAATAAAATAGCGGGAGGTGCATCATGGATTTTATAATTATCACTAATAACAATAAAGTTTATAATTTTTACAAAGAAACAAATGATGTTTTTTATTTTCAAAAAAAAGATTTCCTAGATCTCTTAGAGATAGTAAAAGAAGAAATATATAAAGGTCATAAACTTCTTTCTGATCCTATCATGTATAATCTGGAAAATTCTGAGAACCCATATAAATCTATTGCTGTTTCTAAAAACACATTTTTAGATGATGGAACTCAAAAAAAATTAATTGATGGAGTAATCAGTATAGCTAAAAAAATTCCAAACAGAAAAAATTTCTCTGAATTTTCAGAAAATATTTTAGAAGAATTTAGATTTATTGATTTAAATCTTTTAACTGATGGAACTAAATCTTTTAGTTATTAATTATTCGGAGGTGGACTGTGGTTCAATTTTATTTTAAAAGAATCCTTGAGAAAATAAATTTTAATTTTATTCCTGTTTTTAATCTGGAAGATGATTCTATTTATGGCTACAAAATTATAAAGGATTTTTCTGTAATAGGATTCAATGATAAAGATCTTATGTACCAAATGGCCTTTGAAGATGATACATTTGAAACTCTTGTTTTAAAACTTCTTGAAAAGTCATTTCAAATGGCTATTGAAAATAATTATAATGATAAGAAGCTTTTTTATACTTTAAGATTGAATTATGTCCTGGACAATAGTATATTCTTTGATAGAATTCATACATTGATATCTACACTTAAGTTTAATGAGGATAATATTATTTTTGATATAAAAGGAGTAACAGATTGGGAAAAATTTTATGAAGAAACTAAAAACTGTAACTTTAAATATCTTAAACTTAATAAAGAAGATAGGGGCATCCCTGTAAATTTAAATGTAGTTGCTCAGGAAAAACCAGAACTCATTGAAATCAGAGATGTACAAAATTTTTCACTTATAAAAGAATATATAGACAATAATATCAAAATAATTTTTAACACAAATACTGATTCTTCTTTAACTAAAGAAGAATTAAAAAAAATAGGAGTAGACTATTATTATTACTTTAATAAAAATAAACAATTTTATGAAACTGAACTATAAAATAAAAGAACCTGATTCAAAAATTACTATACCTTGATAGTTGTTGAAACAGGTTCTTTTATTTATTTTTTATCTTCCACCCATTGTACAAGGCTCTCTCTTGTTTTTTCTACTATTTCATCATAAGTCATTTTTTCTGGTGAAATTCTATTAAAAAATTTAATTTCTATTTTAGATGCTTTAGGGAATTTAGTATTAGCTGGAAATGCTTCAAAAGCTCCTCTTATTCCAAATGGAATAACTGGTATATTCATTTCTTTAGCTAAAATAGCAAATGCTTTTTTAAATTCCAGCATCTTTCCATCTCTTGTTCTTGCTCCTTCTGGAAATATAACAACACTTTTCCCATCTCTCAGGACTTTAGCCATTGTCTGAAGTACTTCACCAAGGTTTTTATTGATGTCTACAAGAATAACATTGGAATTTTCTCCAAGTTTTTTCATATATCCTTTAGAAAAATGCTTTACTTTTGCAAGATAATATATACTTTTAAGTATTCTTGATGGAACTGAATGATTAAATACAAAAGCATCTAAAAGACTTTGATGGTTTCCAGCATAAATAACTGGCTCTGTTGTTAGATTTTCCAATCCATTTTTTTGTATTCTTAAATATAATTTGAAAGGAAGCCATGTAAAAAATTTCCCAATCATTGTTACTATATTTGATTTAGGCAGCTCTGCTTCTACATCTTTATTCAAATAATCTTTCCAGTTAATTTCTTCAATCTTTTCATCACTTCTATTTTCTTTTACAAATTCAGCTAGCTTTTCTACAGTTGGATTATCAAGAATTATATTCTCTGCTCCTTTTACTCCAAAATTGCTCTCTAAATAAGTTAAAAGCTCTACCATATCCAAAGAATCCATTCCCAAATCAAGTTCTATATGAGCTGTTGGAGATACTGGTCTATTTTTAGCTTTTATCAGATAATCTTTTATGGAAGTATATTCTTCATATTTAGGTTCTTCTATTTGAAGACTTTCTGTTTCCTTCTCCTTTAACATATCAGCTATCATAAATCTTCTTATTTTACCTATTTTTGTTTTAGGCATTTCTTCCTGTACAATTCTTATATCAAGTATTTTTCTATAGTTGGGAGCTTTTCCATTATATGAATCAATGACTCCCCATTTCAATGTTTCTTTTATATTTGTTACTTTTTCATCATGTATTTTTTGAAAATTAGGATATATTATTGCTGTAAGTACAGAATCAATCTCTGCTATAACTATTTCCTGAATAAGATTTGTTTTATTCATTATCTGCTGCTCTATTTCTATTGGATTAATATTTTTTCCATTTGATAAAACAATCATTTCTTTTTTTCTTCCAGTTACATAAAGAAAATCATCTTTTATTTCACCTAAATCTCCTGTATGTATCCATCCTTCATTATCAATTGTTTCGGCAGTTTCTTCAGGTTTATTGTAATATCCCTTCATTACATTTCTGCCTCTGGCAATAATCTCTCCATCATCTGCTATTTTAGCCTCTATTCCTGGAAGTATTCTTCCTGCTGATCCTGGTCTTATCTCATTTAATGGTGTAAACGAGATCATTGGAGAAGTTTCAGTCATCCCATACCCTTCGCACACTTTTAACCCAAGTGTAAGAAAATCTTTTGAAACTCTTGGATCAAGTTTTGAACCACCTGATACAAAAAATCTTACATTTCCTCCAAAATTATCATGCACCTTTTTAAATATTTTTTTACTGAAAGATATACTGTTTACTTTTTCACACAATTTAAAAATAAATTTAGTTATTTTTCCTGCATTTATTTTTTCCATTATCTTTTGATGAAGCATTTCCCATAATCTAGGTACTCCAATCATCATAGTCACTTTATGAGTCTGAAAAGCATCTATCATAGCTTGTGAAGACATTTCTTTAAGAAATATAATTGTAGCTCCTTTAGCTAGCGGAACAACTCCTGAACCTAATAATGGGAATATATGATGTAATGGAAGAAGTGCTAATACAATATCCTCTTTGATAAACATATTATATTTATCTAATCCCTCTATATTAACAAGTATATTATCAAACTTCAGCATTACTCCTTTAGGTTTTCCAGTAGTTCCAGAGGTATACAGCATTAAAGCTATATTTTCGGGTTCTGGTGAATTGAGGACAAGTTCATCTTTTACTTTATAATCTTCAACCTCATCTACAACTACTATTTTTAAATTTTTTCCAGTTATTTCCAAAGCTTTTTTTACATTTGAAAGATTGTTTTGTGATGTATAAATATATTTTGAATCAGAATCTTCTATATAGTAAACAAGTTCATCTCCTGACAAACTTGAATCAAGACATACACATGTTCCTGATTTATCCCAAACTCCCAAAAATGAATAAAGAAATTCTGGTCTATTTTCCATATAAATAATGACTCTATCTTCATTTTCAATTAAAACCTGTGAAGAAAAAATCTTAGCTTTAGTTATCATTTCTTTATAGCTTATATTTATTCCTTCATATATTATCGCCGTCTTATTATAATCCCTTACAAATTCCAACTTATCCCCCTAAATATTTTAATCGTTTAGTGCAATTATAGCATATTTTATAATTTTAGACAATTAAAACAGTCCCCCTGTATATATTCTAAATATATGTTATTTCAACATTTAAAATCATTATTTTACTAAAAACACTAAATAATGAACTTATTCTTATTTCTTTTATATTTTTTAAATATTCTGGAATAAACACTTTTATCCCTTTTATATCTTTTACAATATATTTTATTTCACTTTGTGAAATATTAACTGCAGCTTTTATGAATTCACCCTGAATTACATCTTGACAACCTGCTCATCCAAAGCTCTGTATCTCTTTTTTTAATATTATTCCATTAAAATTATTTTTTTTCATATATTTTAAAACTTTTTCTTTTATTTCTATCAAATTTTTCCTCCTTTCAAAATTTAGTATTTTCTTAAATTTTATCATATTTTTGTATTAATTCAATATAAAGAATTTGCATAAAAAACAATATTTGAAAATAAAATTTTATTTTTAAGATATATAAAATTTTATTATTCAATTAAAGGGTTTACATATCTTTAAATATGTATTATAATTAACTGTTAATACTTTATAACTTTAAAGGAGAATGTGATGGAAAGATTAGTTGGAACTATTTCTAGAGGACTTCGTGCACCTATTATTCATCAAGGTGACAAAATTGAAGATTTCGTGGTTGATGCAGTGTTAGCTGCTGTTGAAAGCGATGGTATTACATTAAGAAACAAGGACATTGTTGCTGTTACAGAATCTATAGTTGCCAGAGCTCAAGGGAATTATGCTACTACTGATGATATTGCAGCAGATGTAAAAAATAAATATGGAGATAATACTATTGGTGTTATTTTCCCAATTTTAAGTCGTAACAGATTTTCTGTATGCTTAAAAGGAATAGCTAAAGGAGCTAAAAAAATTGTTCTTATGTTTAGTTATCCATCTGATGAAGTTGGAAATCACTTCATAGATATGGAACTTTTGGATGAAAAAAGAGTAAATCCTTGGAGCGATATTCTTAATGAAGCTGAATTTACTGAAAAATTTGGAAAACCTCTTCATGAATTTACTGGTGTAAATTATATTGAATATTATTCTGAGTTAATTAAAGAACAAGGAGCAGAAGTAGAAGTAATATTTGCTAATAATCCTACTGCTATTTTAAATTACACTGATTGTGTTTTAAACTGTGATATCCATACTCGTTTCAGAACTAGAAAATTATTAAAAAAAGCTGGAGCTAAAATAGTATTTGGTATGGATGAAATCCTTACTTCTTCTCTAAATGGAAGTGGATATAATGAAGATTATGGATTATTAGGATCTAATAAAGCTACTGAGGATACTATAAAACTTTTCCCTCGTGATTGTAAGGACACTGTTCTTACTATTCAAAAAATGTTTCTAGATAAAACTGGAAAAAATATTGAGGTAATGGTATATGGAGATGGAGCATTTAAAGACCCAGTTGGAAAAATATGGGAACTTGCTGACCCTGTAGTTTCTCCTGGATATACTCATGGTTTAGAAGGAACTCCTAATGAAATAAAATTAAAATACCTTGCTGATAATGATCTTGCTGGACTTACTGGTGAAGAATTAACTAAAGCAGTTGCTGAAGCTATAAAAAATAAAGATTCTGATCTTAAAGGACAGATGATAACTCAAGGAACTACTCCTAGAAGACTTACAGACCTTATAGGTTCACTATGTGACCTGACTTCTGGAAGTGGAGATAAGGGAACTCCTATCATTTTAATTCAAGGATATTTTGATAACTACATAGATAACTAATAATAAAATTAAAAGAGATTAGCTGAAAAATTCTTTACAGCCAATCTCTTTTTTTATTATATTATTATTTTATT
This genomic window contains:
- a CDS encoding long-chain fatty acid--CoA ligase, which produces MEFVRDYNKTAIIYEGINISYKEMITKAKIFSSQVLIENEDRVIIYMENRPEFLYSFLGVWDKSGTCVCLDSSLSGDELVYYIEDSDSKYIYTSQNNLSNVKKALEITGKNLKIVVVDEVEDYKVKDELVLNSPEPENIALMLYTSGTTGKPKGVMLKFDNILVNIEGLDKYNMFIKEDIVLALLPLHHIFPLLGSGVVPLAKGATIIFLKEMSSQAMIDAFQTHKVTMMIGVPRLWEMLHQKIMEKINAGKITKFIFKLCEKVNSISFSKKIFKKVHDNFGGNVRFFVSGGSKLDPRVSKDFLTLGLKVCEGYGMTETSPMISFTPLNEIRPGSAGRILPGIEAKIADDGEIIARGRNVMKGYYNKPEETAETIDNEGWIHTGDLGEIKDDFLYVTGRKKEMIVLSNGKNINPIEIEQQIMNKTNLIQEIVIAEIDSVLTAIIYPNFQKIHDEKVTNIKETLKWGVIDSYNGKAPNYRKILDIRIVQEEMPKTKIGKIRRFMIADMLKEKETESLQIEEPKYEEYTSIKDYLIKAKNRPVSPTAHIELDLGMDSLDMVELLTYLESNFGVKGAENIILDNPTVEKLAEFVKENRSDEKIEEINWKDYLNKDVEAELPKSNIVTMIGKFFTWLPFKLYLRIQKNGLENLTTEPVIYAGNHQSLLDAFVFNHSVPSRILKSIYYLAKVKHFSKGYMKKLGENSNVILVDINKNLGEVLQTMAKVLRDGKSVVIFPEGARTRDGKMLEFKKAFAILAKEMNIPVIPFGIRGAFEAFPANTKFPKASKIEIKFFNRISPEKMTYDEIVEKTRESLVQWVEDKK
- a CDS encoding putative gamma-glutamyl ligase; translated protein: MERLVGTISRGLRAPIIHQGDKIEDFVVDAVLAAVESDGITLRNKDIVAVTESIVARAQGNYATTDDIAADVKNKYGDNTIGVIFPILSRNRFSVCLKGIAKGAKKIVLMFSYPSDEVGNHFIDMELLDEKRVNPWSDILNEAEFTEKFGKPLHEFTGVNYIEYYSELIKEQGAEVEVIFANNPTAILNYTDCVLNCDIHTRFRTRKLLKKAGAKIVFGMDEILTSSLNGSGYNEDYGLLGSNKATEDTIKLFPRDCKDTVLTIQKMFLDKTGKNIEVMVYGDGAFKDPVGKIWELADPVVSPGYTHGLEGTPNEIKLKYLADNDLAGLTGEELTKAVAEAIKNKDSDLKGQMITQGTTPRRLTDLIGSLCDLTSGSGDKGTPIILIQGYFDNYIDN